CGAATCCCGAGCCTGCTGGCGGCGGGAATCGCGCTCGGGCTCGTCGAGACGCTCGGCGTCGCGTGGGCGGGGCCCGGCTGGCGCGAGACCCTGGTGGCGGCGGCGCTGCTCCTCTCGCTGATGGCCCGCGGCGGCAGCCTCGCCCGCGGGATGACAGCCGGCGGCCACCCACGATGAGCGGGAAGCGCTCGGGACTCGTGGCGGCGACGGCGCTGCTCGCGCTCTTGCCGGCCGCCGGCCTTCCTCCCTACTACCTGCATCTGCTTGCGACCGCCTTCGTCCTTGCCACGCTCGCCTCGGCCTGGAGCGTTCTTGCCTGGGGCGGGCAGATCTCCTTCGGCCAAGCGGCCTTCTTCGGGGTGGGCGCCTATGCCGCGGCCCTCGCCGCGATCCACGGCGTCGCATCGTGGGCCGGGCTCGCGCTCGGCGCCGCTGCCGGCGCGGCAGCGGGTGCTCTCGTGAGCGTGGCGGCCCTCCGGCTCCACGGCGCGCCGCTGGCGCTGGCCACGCTCGCCTGCGCTGAGATCGGCCGGGGCATCGCGCTCAACTGGGAGCGGCTGACCGGGGGCGGCGCGGGGATCGTCGGTATCCCCGCCCTGCCGGGCCTCGCGTCGTCACCGCGCGCCGCCGCCTACTACCTGGCGCTCCTCCTGCTGACCATCACGCTCTCCGTCTTCACATGGATGACCGGATCGCGGCTGGGGCTGGCGCTCGCCGCCGTGCGCGAAGATTCGGAGCGGGCGAGCCTGCTCGGCGTCAACCCCTGGACCTGGAAGCTCGCCGCCTTCGCGCTCTCAGGCGGGCTCACCGGGGCGGCCGGCGGGCTCTACGCCCACATGGTGCGCGTCGTGGAGCCCGATCTCGTGTTCAGCTCCTGGTACTCCCTGGCCCCGCTCATCATGGCGACGCTCGGCGGGCCGCGCACCGCGCTGGGCCCCGCCGCGGCGGCCGTCGGCCTCTACCTCGCGAGCGAGCTCGTGCTCCAGCCGTTGCTCCCCGCGCTCCACCAAGTCGGGTACGCGCTCGCGCTCATCGCCGCCGTCCTCTTCCTGCCGGGGGGACTGGGCGGGCTCGTCGAGAGGCGCCGCCGTGCCGCTCCTTGAAGGCCGGGGCCTCTGCGTGGACTATGGCCGCGTCCGCGCTCTCGACGGGGTCGACATAGCAGTCGAAGAGGGGCAGGTCATCGGCCTGCTCGGCCCGAACGGCTCGGGCAAGACCACGCTCCTCAATGTCCTGGGCGGACTGCTCCGCCCGACGGCGGGCGCGATCCGCTTCGACGGCGCCCTCGTCACCGGCAGACCTCCCTGGGCCTTCGGCAGGCTCGGCATCGGGCGCACCTTCCAGATCCCACGCCCCTTCGCGGGGCTGACCGTCCTGGACAGCGTTCTCGTCGGTGTGACTCTCAGCAAAAGGCGGAGGCTCATTCGCGCCGCGGATCGCCGCCGCGAGGGCGAGCGGCTCCTGGCCATCGTCGGGCTCGACCTCAAGGCGGGCGCGCTCTCGAGCGAGCTCTCGCTCGGGCAGATGAAGCGCCTCGAGCTGGCCGTGGCGCTGTCCACCCGCCCGCGCCTCCTCCTGCTGGACGAGCTCGCGTCGGGGCTGTCGCCGCAGGGCCGCGGCGAGGTGCTGCGCTTCTACGCGCGGCTGAGGGAGCGCGGGATTACCATCGTCGCCGTCGAGCATTCCATCGGCACGCTCGCGAGCATTTCCGACCGCCTGATTTTGCTAAATGGCGGCGTGACCGCGGC
This genomic window from Candidatus Methylomirabilota bacterium contains:
- a CDS encoding branched-chain amino acid ABC transporter permease: MSGKRSGLVAATALLALLPAAGLPPYYLHLLATAFVLATLASAWSVLAWGGQISFGQAAFFGVGAYAAALAAIHGVASWAGLALGAAAGAAAGALVSVAALRLHGAPLALATLACAEIGRGIALNWERLTGGGAGIVGIPALPGLASSPRAAAYYLALLLLTITLSVFTWMTGSRLGLALAAVREDSERASLLGVNPWTWKLAAFALSGGLTGAAGGLYAHMVRVVEPDLVFSSWYSLAPLIMATLGGPRTALGPAAAAVGLYLASELVLQPLLPALHQVGYALALIAAVLFLPGGLGGLVERRRRAAP
- a CDS encoding ATP-binding cassette domain-containing protein, yielding MPLLEGRGLCVDYGRVRALDGVDIAVEEGQVIGLLGPNGSGKTTLLNVLGGLLRPTAGAIRFDGALVTGRPPWAFGRLGIGRTFQIPRPFAGLTVLDSVLVGVTLSKRRRLIRAADRRREGERLLAIVGLDLKAGALSSELSLGQMKRLELAVALSTRPRLLLLDELASGLSPQGRGEVLRFYARLRERGITIVAVEHSIGTLASISDRLILLNGGVTAAEGPASDMLASPRVAQAYLGGADE